Proteins encoded within one genomic window of Nonomuraea gerenzanensis:
- a CDS encoding MFS transporter encodes MSLLREHDFRGLFLADAASQVGSQLLLLALPLVAVTALDVSAFELGVLTACETLAFVVIGLPAGAIVDRRRKRVVMVVSDWARALALASVPLAWWLGVLTIYQLYAVALVLGVFTVFFDAAYQSYLPHLVGRERLVEGNSTLEVVRTVAQLGGPSVGGYLIQFLTAPFALVITVAGFAWSALCLGTIRKREERQRRAHAHLGKEIAEGVRFVLGHRLLRRIAGCTGTANLFSSIIHPMVLLLLARELAVSAGTIGLLMSAAGLGGFTGALLNARLARWLGQGPTMWLAIVVPAPLAFLLPWVQADWRLGLVVLYEFVMGMGVVVYNVTQLSFRQAATPEALLGRMNATMRFLVWGTMPLGALLGGVLGETIGIRGALVVGAVGACLAFLWVFTSPLRTMRELPVPARPQ; translated from the coding sequence GTGAGCCTCTTACGCGAGCACGACTTCCGGGGGCTGTTCCTGGCCGACGCCGCCAGCCAGGTGGGCAGCCAGCTCCTGCTCCTGGCCCTGCCCCTGGTCGCGGTGACCGCGCTGGACGTGTCGGCGTTCGAGCTGGGCGTACTGACCGCGTGCGAGACGCTGGCGTTCGTGGTGATCGGGCTGCCCGCCGGCGCGATCGTGGACCGGCGGCGCAAGCGGGTCGTGATGGTCGTCAGCGACTGGGCGCGGGCGCTCGCGCTGGCCTCCGTGCCGCTGGCCTGGTGGCTGGGCGTGCTGACGATCTACCAGCTCTACGCCGTGGCGCTGGTGCTCGGGGTGTTCACCGTGTTCTTCGATGCCGCGTACCAGAGCTACCTGCCGCACCTGGTCGGGCGCGAGCGGCTGGTGGAGGGCAACTCCACGCTGGAGGTCGTGCGTACGGTGGCGCAGCTGGGCGGGCCCAGCGTCGGCGGCTACCTGATCCAGTTCCTCACGGCGCCGTTCGCGCTGGTCATCACCGTGGCCGGGTTCGCCTGGTCGGCGCTGTGCCTGGGCACCATCCGCAAGCGGGAGGAGCGGCAGCGGCGGGCCCACGCCCACCTGGGCAAGGAGATCGCGGAGGGCGTGCGGTTCGTGCTGGGGCACCGGCTGCTGCGCCGCATCGCCGGCTGCACGGGCACCGCGAACCTGTTCTCCTCGATCATCCACCCGATGGTCCTGCTGCTGCTGGCCAGGGAGCTGGCCGTGAGCGCGGGCACGATCGGCCTGCTCATGTCCGCGGCGGGGCTCGGCGGCTTCACCGGCGCGCTGCTCAACGCGCGGCTGGCCCGGTGGCTGGGGCAGGGGCCGACGATGTGGCTGGCCATCGTGGTGCCCGCGCCGCTGGCGTTCCTGCTGCCGTGGGTGCAGGCCGACTGGCGGCTCGGGCTGGTCGTGCTGTACGAGTTCGTCATGGGGATGGGCGTGGTCGTCTACAACGTCACCCAGCTCAGCTTCCGCCAGGCCGCCACCCCGGAGGCGCTGCTCGGCCGGATGAACGCCACCATGCGCTTCCTCGTCTGGGGCACGATGCCGCTGGGCGCGCTGCTCGGCGGCGTGCTGGGCGAGACGATCGGCATCAGGGGCGCGCTGGTGGTCGGCGCCGTCGGGGCGTGCCTGGCGTTCCTGTGGGTGTTCACCTCGCCGCTGCGCACGATGCGGGAGCTGCCCGTGCCCGCGCGGCCTCAGTAG
- a CDS encoding DUF6351 family protein: MKAVVVLTVLASLVAAPAPASASGGDLSLEVLSSRPDQVSGGDALIGVRGASRVLRNGEDVTPAFERTGDALTGLVDGLVTGDNTITAVSGRHRKSLRIRNHPVQGPIFSGAHQYPFLCKTERSGLGPPVVDNQDGQGMRVAGGWSRDCFAPTVTDRLYRSTDGAYKPMPAQGRPADLATTTLLDGRTVDFVVRRERGVVNRFLYSIAMIENGWNGRAMYRFDGGVAIGHDQGTLGGSALDAYGLGKGYAILHSSGTRTSTHYNLILGGETALMVKERFIERYGRPLYTVGVGGSGGAIQQYIYGQNHGDRVIDAAIPQYSYPDMVTQTIHVGDCELLERYMDHHPRWARWEDRTALIGMNASDTVANPYTGRPGSDECVNGWRGLTPLTMNPLWTDDDDPEWRLMDPPGVKDTVQWTHWDDLRKVYGVDARGHARSTWDNVGVQYGLKALTDGVVTPEEFLDLNAEAGSWKEAADMVQEGCPFVRSACPADADPWSARNANLSGDPAPRRTGDPEAIRNVRRSGLVFGGDLDLPVIDWRHYLEEQLDMHNAHQSFASRKRMLDHDGRAGNQVIWFTDARPDGPAFDQTPEALRVIDAWMANIRKYPARGVVGNKPPQAVDRCFATDGTELAAGPHVWDGVLDRRAPGPCTQRFPLYGTSRTVAGGPIEGGVYKCRLQPVERAIARGLYGAWRPSSDQLARLKQIFPTGVCDY; this comes from the coding sequence ATGAAGGCTGTGGTGGTCCTCACCGTGCTGGCGTCCCTCGTCGCCGCCCCCGCCCCCGCGTCCGCCTCCGGCGGCGATCTGTCGCTGGAGGTGCTCTCCAGCCGTCCCGACCAGGTGAGCGGCGGCGACGCCCTGATCGGGGTGCGTGGCGCGAGCAGGGTGCTGCGCAACGGCGAGGACGTGACGCCGGCCTTCGAGCGGACCGGCGACGCCCTCACCGGCCTGGTGGACGGCCTGGTCACGGGCGACAACACGATCACCGCCGTCTCAGGGCGGCACCGGAAGTCGTTGCGGATCCGCAACCATCCCGTCCAGGGCCCGATCTTCTCGGGCGCGCACCAGTACCCGTTCCTGTGCAAGACCGAGCGCAGCGGCCTGGGGCCGCCGGTGGTGGACAACCAGGACGGGCAGGGCATGCGGGTCGCGGGCGGCTGGAGCAGGGACTGCTTCGCCCCGACGGTGACCGACCGCCTCTACCGCTCCACCGACGGCGCGTACAAGCCGATGCCCGCCCAGGGCCGCCCCGCCGACCTGGCCACGACCACGCTGCTGGACGGCCGTACGGTCGACTTCGTGGTCCGCAGGGAGCGCGGCGTCGTCAACCGCTTCCTCTACTCGATCGCCATGATCGAGAACGGCTGGAACGGCCGGGCGATGTACCGCTTCGACGGCGGCGTGGCGATCGGCCACGACCAGGGCACACTGGGCGGCAGCGCCCTCGACGCGTACGGTCTGGGCAAGGGCTACGCGATCCTGCACTCCTCGGGCACCCGTACCTCCACCCACTACAACCTGATCCTGGGCGGCGAGACGGCCCTGATGGTCAAGGAGCGCTTCATCGAGCGGTACGGCCGGCCGCTCTACACGGTGGGCGTCGGCGGCTCGGGCGGCGCCATCCAGCAGTACATCTACGGCCAGAACCACGGCGACCGGGTGATCGACGCCGCCATCCCGCAGTACTCCTACCCGGACATGGTCACCCAGACCATCCACGTGGGCGACTGCGAGCTGCTCGAACGCTACATGGACCACCACCCCCGCTGGGCGCGCTGGGAGGACCGCACGGCGCTGATCGGCATGAACGCCAGCGACACGGTCGCCAACCCGTACACCGGCCGGCCCGGCTCGGACGAGTGCGTCAACGGCTGGCGCGGCCTGACCCCGCTGACCATGAACCCGCTGTGGACGGACGACGACGACCCGGAGTGGCGGCTCATGGACCCGCCGGGCGTCAAGGACACCGTCCAGTGGACGCACTGGGACGACCTGCGCAAGGTCTACGGGGTGGACGCCCGCGGCCATGCCCGCTCGACCTGGGACAACGTCGGCGTCCAGTACGGGCTGAAGGCCCTGACGGACGGCGTGGTCACGCCGGAGGAGTTCCTCGACCTCAACGCCGAGGCGGGCTCATGGAAGGAGGCGGCCGACATGGTGCAGGAGGGCTGCCCGTTCGTCCGGTCCGCCTGCCCGGCCGACGCGGACCCGTGGAGCGCCCGCAACGCGAACCTGAGCGGCGACCCGGCCCCGCGGCGCACGGGAGACCCGGAGGCGATCAGGAACGTGCGGCGCAGCGGCCTGGTGTTCGGCGGCGACCTCGACCTGCCGGTCATCGACTGGCGGCACTACCTGGAGGAGCAGCTCGACATGCACAACGCGCACCAGTCGTTCGCCTCCAGGAAGCGCATGCTGGACCACGACGGCCGGGCGGGGAACCAGGTCATCTGGTTCACCGACGCCCGTCCTGACGGGCCGGCGTTCGACCAGACGCCGGAGGCGCTGCGGGTGATCGACGCCTGGATGGCGAATATCCGGAAATATCCGGCGCGTGGGGTGGTCGGGAACAAGCCGCCCCAGGCCGTGGACCGTTGCTTCGCCACGGACGGCACCGAGCTCGCCGCGGGCCCGCACGTCTGGGACGGCGTGCTCGACCGCCGCGCCCCCGGCCCGTGCACCCAGCGCTTCCCCCTCTACGGCACCTCCCGCACGGTGGCGGGCGGCCCGATCGAGGGCGGCGTCTACAAGTGCCGCCTGCAGCCGGTCGAGCGGGCCATCGCCAGGGGCCTGTACGGCGCCTGGCGGCCCTCGTCCGACCAACTGGCCAGGCTGAAGCAGATCTTCCCGACGGGGGTGTGCGACTACTGA
- a CDS encoding alpha,alpha-trehalose-phosphate synthase (UDP-forming), with protein sequence MSGRSSFLIVANRLPVDRTIEPDGTASWRRSPGGLVTAIAPVMQRRHGAWAGWHGAPDEKLEPFEQDGMSLIPIPLSAREVELYYEGFSNATLWPLYHDVVATPVFDREMWETYRSVNQRFAEAAAEAADEGAVVWVQDYQLQLVPAMLRKLRPDLRIGFFLHIPFPPTELFWRLPWRKELVEGLLGADLVGFQLPGGASNFRRLCRRLLGLPYKGNEIFLDDRIVTTQAFPISVDFAQLDSLVREPRIVDRAKEIRVELGDPEHVLLGVDRLDYTKGIGQRLEGFGELLKDGRLRPGEAVFVQIATPSRERVDEYRKLRDDIELQVGRINGEHAQLGYQPVWYFHQSYGHDELAALYLAADVMVVTPLRDGMNLVAKEYISCHHDLHGALVLSEFAGAADELRQAYLVNPYDVEDVKRQMLAAMRATPHELARRMRTMRRRVATYDVDRWASEFLTALESPASATSTRRSVSWRSG encoded by the coding sequence TTGAGTGGCCGTAGCTCGTTTCTGATCGTCGCGAACCGGCTGCCGGTCGATCGCACGATCGAGCCTGACGGAACGGCTTCGTGGCGCAGGAGTCCCGGTGGCCTCGTCACCGCGATAGCGCCGGTGATGCAGCGCCGCCACGGAGCCTGGGCCGGTTGGCACGGGGCGCCCGACGAGAAGCTGGAGCCGTTCGAGCAGGACGGCATGAGCCTCATCCCGATCCCGTTGTCCGCTCGTGAGGTCGAGCTCTACTACGAGGGCTTCTCCAACGCCACGCTGTGGCCGCTCTACCACGACGTGGTCGCGACACCGGTGTTCGACAGGGAGATGTGGGAGACCTACCGCAGCGTCAACCAGCGCTTCGCCGAGGCCGCCGCGGAGGCGGCCGACGAGGGCGCGGTCGTGTGGGTGCAGGACTACCAGCTCCAGCTCGTGCCCGCGATGCTCCGCAAGCTCCGGCCCGACCTGCGGATCGGGTTCTTCCTGCACATCCCGTTTCCGCCGACGGAGCTGTTCTGGCGGCTGCCGTGGCGCAAGGAGCTGGTCGAAGGGCTGCTCGGCGCCGACCTCGTGGGCTTCCAGCTGCCCGGCGGGGCCTCGAACTTCCGCAGGCTGTGCCGGCGGCTGCTCGGCCTGCCGTACAAGGGGAACGAGATCTTCCTCGACGACCGGATCGTGACCACGCAGGCCTTCCCCATCTCCGTGGACTTCGCGCAGCTCGACTCGCTCGTGCGCGAGCCGCGGATCGTGGACCGGGCCAAGGAGATCAGGGTCGAGCTGGGCGACCCCGAGCACGTGCTGCTCGGCGTGGACCGGCTCGACTACACCAAGGGCATCGGCCAGCGCCTGGAAGGCTTCGGCGAGCTGCTCAAGGACGGGCGGCTGCGGCCGGGCGAGGCCGTGTTCGTGCAGATCGCCACGCCCAGCAGGGAGCGGGTGGACGAGTACAGGAAGCTGCGCGACGACATCGAGCTGCAGGTCGGCCGGATCAACGGCGAGCACGCCCAGCTCGGCTACCAGCCGGTGTGGTACTTCCATCAGTCGTACGGCCACGACGAGCTGGCGGCGCTCTATCTGGCCGCCGACGTCATGGTGGTCACGCCTCTGCGTGACGGGATGAATCTGGTGGCCAAGGAGTACATCTCCTGTCACCACGACCTGCACGGCGCGCTCGTGCTCAGCGAGTTCGCCGGGGCCGCCGACGAGCTGCGGCAGGCCTACCTGGTCAATCCGTACGACGTGGAGGACGTCAAGCGGCAGATGCTGGCGGCGATGCGGGCCACGCCGCACGAGCTGGCCCGGCGGATGCGCACGATGCGCCGCCGGGTAGCCACCTACGACGTGGACCGCTGGGCGAGTGAGTTTCTCACTGCCCTGGAGTCACCTGCTTCAGCGACTTCCACGCGTCGTAGCGTTTCTTGGCGGTCCGGTTGA
- a CDS encoding AI-2E family transporter, whose amino-acid sequence MLSDRPTKLVPPVLARMAAWSGCLILVGVVVYFIVQAIARLAFVALPVAIALLLTALLFPLTNSLRNAGMRPIYATWITMLVALAVLAGTGWLVGARASEEFPNLVEQVQETARSVQEWLIQGPLHLRQTQITGYVDEFAAMLNAQRTAITGTVLSAGAVAVEVLASIVLLLFVTFFLLKDGDRIWSWFLKAFGGVAPRVDRAGRAAWATLSHYVQGTVAVAAVHGLIMGIVLAGMGVPLWAPLAVLIFFASFIPIVGIFFAGTVATLVTLGAKGLVYALIFLGILIVEQQLENHVLQPLIVGRALNFHPLAIILVLAIGGILAGIAGAAVAVPVAAVIYRALPELRHRPPELPPGHDAASTGGEPPPPGPGEAGPPRDAFEARDQPHGAAEPGGRSAGPIAIEPTDDKRGGDTE is encoded by the coding sequence GTGCTCTCCGACCGCCCCACCAAGCTCGTGCCGCCCGTGCTCGCCAGAATGGCCGCATGGAGTGGGTGCCTGATCCTCGTCGGCGTGGTCGTCTACTTCATCGTCCAGGCGATCGCGCGCCTGGCGTTCGTGGCGCTGCCCGTGGCGATCGCGCTCCTGCTGACGGCGCTGCTCTTCCCGCTGACCAACTCCCTGCGCAACGCCGGCATGCGCCCCATCTACGCCACCTGGATCACCATGCTGGTGGCCCTGGCCGTGCTCGCCGGCACCGGCTGGCTGGTCGGCGCGCGGGCCAGCGAAGAGTTCCCCAACCTCGTCGAGCAGGTCCAGGAGACGGCCAGATCCGTGCAGGAGTGGCTGATCCAGGGCCCGCTGCACCTGAGGCAGACGCAGATCACCGGCTACGTCGACGAGTTCGCCGCCATGCTCAACGCCCAGCGCACCGCCATCACCGGCACGGTGCTGTCGGCCGGCGCGGTGGCCGTCGAGGTGCTCGCGTCCATCGTGCTGCTGCTGTTCGTGACGTTCTTCCTGCTCAAGGACGGCGACCGGATCTGGTCGTGGTTCCTGAAGGCGTTCGGCGGGGTGGCGCCGCGCGTCGACCGCGCCGGGCGGGCCGCCTGGGCCACGCTCTCCCACTACGTCCAGGGCACGGTCGCGGTGGCCGCCGTGCACGGCCTGATCATGGGCATCGTGCTGGCCGGGATGGGCGTGCCGCTGTGGGCGCCGCTGGCCGTGCTGATCTTCTTCGCCAGCTTCATCCCCATCGTCGGCATCTTCTTCGCGGGGACGGTCGCGACCCTGGTCACCCTGGGCGCCAAGGGCCTGGTGTACGCGCTGATCTTCCTCGGCATCCTCATCGTGGAGCAGCAACTGGAGAACCACGTGCTGCAGCCGCTGATCGTGGGCCGGGCACTCAACTTCCACCCGCTGGCCATCATCCTCGTGCTGGCCATCGGCGGCATCCTGGCGGGCATCGCGGGGGCCGCCGTGGCCGTGCCGGTGGCGGCGGTGATCTACCGGGCGCTGCCGGAGCTGCGACATCGGCCACCCGAGCTGCCACCGGGCCACGACGCCGCCTCGACCGGCGGCGAGCCACCACCACCGGGGCCGGGCGAGGCCGGGCCGCCGCGCGACGCCTTCGAGGCCCGCGACCAGCCGCACGGGGCCGCGGAGCCGGGCGGGCGATCGGCGGGCCCGATCGCGATCGAGCCCACTGACGACAAGCGCGGGGGCGACACGGAGTAA
- a CDS encoding ArsR/SmtB family transcription factor: MATNRRPATEAEARALASSVRLRILRLCLDQALTNKEIADRLGANPATTLHHVRKLVETGFLVAEPSRPGPRGSTEIPYRATGKSWEMDVRESGVTGGRTAMLDAFLEEIRLVDIEEGSFTRLGLRLTPEGHAELLERLQEVFEDFAHRPLPPGGQAYSLFLALHKDVSRDA; the protein is encoded by the coding sequence ATGGCCACCAACCGCCGCCCCGCGACCGAGGCAGAGGCCCGCGCCCTGGCCTCCTCGGTACGGCTGCGCATCCTGCGCCTCTGCCTGGACCAGGCGCTCACCAACAAGGAGATCGCCGACCGGCTGGGGGCGAACCCCGCCACGACCCTGCACCACGTGCGCAAGCTCGTGGAGACCGGGTTCCTGGTGGCCGAGCCGAGCCGGCCGGGCCCGCGCGGCTCGACCGAGATCCCTTACCGGGCCACCGGCAAGTCGTGGGAGATGGACGTGCGCGAGAGCGGCGTGACGGGCGGCAGGACCGCCATGCTGGACGCCTTCCTGGAGGAGATCAGGCTGGTCGACATCGAGGAGGGCAGCTTCACCAGGCTCGGGCTCAGGCTCACCCCCGAGGGACACGCCGAGCTGCTCGAACGGCTGCAGGAGGTGTTCGAGGACTTCGCGCACCGGCCGCTGCCGCCGGGCGGGCAGGCGTACTCGCTCTTCCTCGCCCTGCACAAGGACGTCAGCAGAGACGCGTGA
- the valS gene encoding valine--tRNA ligase has protein sequence MPDKPTLDGLEQVWVARWEDEGTYRFDRSAPRERVFSIDTPPPTVSGSLHVGHAFSYTHTDIMARYQRMLGKSVFYPIGWDDNGLPTERRVQNVYGVRCDPSLPYDPDFVPPDKPGKREISISRRNFVELCHQLTAIDEQAYEEMWRRIGLSVDWSLLYTTISDEARAVAQRAFLRNLLRGEAYLAEAPTLWDVSFRTAVAQAELEDREWPGAFHKISFYGEKGPVWIETTRPELIPACVALVAHPDDERYQELFGTSVLTPLFGVEVPVLAHRLAEPDKGTGIAMICTFGDITDVTWWRELHLPTRPVIGWDGRLLPEPPDGVDAEPYKELAGKTVHSARERIVELLRESGDLDGEPRPVRRTVKFYEKGDKPLEIVTTRQWYIRNGGRDEELRERLLARGRELTWHPPHMRVRYDNWVEGLTGDWLISRQRFFGVPFPVWYPIDESGQPVHDAPILPTEEMLPVDPSSDVPPGYTEEQRGVPGGFMADPDVMDTWATSSLTPQIAGRWGTDDELFRRVFPTNLRSQSHEIIRTWLFATVVRSHCEFGTLPWSDAAISGWILDPDRKKMSKSKGNVVTPIDLLEQHGSDAVRYWAANGRYGVDTAFDAGQLKVGRRLAIKILNASKFVLGLAAEESAAEVTEPLDLAMLAALADAVREATEAFEGYDHTRAIEAVERFFWAFCDDYVELVKARAYESGGASGSAHAALRQALDVLLRLFAPFLPFVTEEVWSWWREGSVHRASWPAVERGAGDPAVLTVASEVLGQVRKAKSEAKLSMRAEVSRLSVWAPDVELVRRAADDLCAAGNVEEFVLEFGDTLKVEVQLG, from the coding sequence ATGCCCGACAAGCCGACTCTTGACGGCTTGGAGCAGGTATGGGTAGCTCGCTGGGAGGACGAAGGCACCTACCGGTTCGACCGGTCGGCGCCGCGTGAGCGGGTCTTCTCCATCGACACGCCACCGCCCACCGTGTCCGGCTCGCTGCACGTCGGTCATGCCTTCTCCTACACGCACACCGACATCATGGCCCGCTACCAGCGGATGCTCGGCAAGTCGGTGTTCTACCCGATCGGCTGGGACGACAACGGCCTGCCGACCGAGCGCCGCGTGCAGAACGTCTACGGGGTGCGCTGCGACCCGTCGCTGCCGTACGACCCCGACTTCGTGCCGCCCGACAAGCCGGGCAAGCGGGAGATCTCCATCTCCCGGCGTAACTTCGTGGAGCTGTGCCACCAGCTCACCGCCATCGACGAGCAGGCCTACGAGGAGATGTGGCGGCGCATCGGCCTGTCGGTCGACTGGTCGCTGCTCTACACCACGATCAGCGACGAGGCGCGGGCGGTGGCGCAGCGCGCCTTCCTGCGCAACCTGCTGCGCGGCGAGGCCTACCTGGCCGAGGCGCCGACGTTGTGGGACGTGTCGTTCCGCACCGCCGTGGCTCAGGCCGAGCTGGAGGACCGGGAGTGGCCCGGCGCCTTCCACAAGATCTCCTTCTACGGCGAGAAGGGCCCGGTCTGGATCGAGACGACCAGGCCCGAGCTGATCCCGGCCTGCGTGGCGCTGGTCGCGCACCCCGACGACGAGCGTTACCAGGAGCTGTTCGGCACCTCGGTGCTGACGCCGCTGTTCGGCGTCGAGGTGCCGGTGCTGGCGCACCGCCTGGCCGAGCCCGACAAGGGCACCGGCATCGCGATGATCTGCACGTTCGGCGACATCACCGACGTCACCTGGTGGCGGGAGCTGCACCTGCCCACCCGGCCGGTGATCGGCTGGGACGGGCGGCTGCTGCCCGAGCCGCCGGACGGCGTGGACGCGGAGCCGTACAAGGAGCTGGCGGGCAAGACCGTGCACAGCGCCCGCGAGCGCATCGTGGAGCTGCTGCGCGAGTCCGGCGACCTCGACGGCGAGCCCCGCCCGGTGCGGCGCACGGTGAAGTTCTACGAGAAGGGTGACAAGCCCCTCGAGATCGTCACCACCCGCCAGTGGTACATCCGCAACGGCGGGCGCGACGAGGAGCTGCGCGAGCGGCTGCTGGCCCGGGGGCGGGAGCTGACCTGGCACCCGCCGCACATGCGGGTGCGCTACGACAACTGGGTCGAGGGGCTCACCGGCGACTGGCTGATCTCGCGGCAGCGCTTCTTCGGCGTGCCGTTCCCCGTGTGGTATCCGATCGACGAGTCCGGGCAGCCCGTCCACGACGCGCCGATCCTGCCCACCGAGGAGATGCTGCCGGTCGACCCGTCCTCCGACGTGCCGCCCGGCTACACCGAGGAGCAGCGCGGCGTGCCCGGCGGGTTCATGGCCGACCCCGACGTCATGGACACCTGGGCCACCTCGTCGCTCACCCCGCAGATCGCCGGCCGGTGGGGCACCGACGACGAGCTGTTCCGGCGGGTCTTCCCCACGAACCTGCGATCGCAGAGCCACGAGATCATCCGCACCTGGCTGTTCGCGACCGTGGTCAGGTCGCACTGCGAGTTCGGCACGCTGCCGTGGAGCGACGCGGCGATCTCGGGGTGGATCCTCGACCCCGACCGCAAGAAGATGTCCAAGTCCAAGGGCAACGTCGTCACCCCGATCGACCTGCTGGAGCAGCACGGCTCCGACGCGGTGCGCTACTGGGCGGCCAACGGCCGCTACGGCGTCGACACCGCTTTCGACGCCGGGCAGCTCAAGGTCGGGCGGCGGCTGGCCATCAAGATCCTGAACGCCTCCAAGTTCGTGCTCGGCCTGGCCGCCGAGGAGTCCGCCGCCGAGGTGACCGAGCCGCTCGACCTGGCCATGCTGGCGGCGCTGGCCGACGCCGTGCGCGAGGCCACCGAGGCGTTCGAGGGCTACGACCACACGCGGGCCATCGAGGCCGTGGAGCGCTTCTTCTGGGCGTTCTGCGACGACTACGTGGAGCTGGTCAAGGCCAGGGCCTACGAGTCCGGCGGCGCCTCCGGCTCGGCGCACGCCGCCCTGCGGCAGGCGCTCGACGTGCTGCTGCGGCTGTTCGCGCCGTTCCTGCCGTTCGTGACCGAGGAGGTGTGGTCGTGGTGGCGCGAGGGCTCGGTGCACCGTGCCTCCTGGCCCGCCGTCGAGCGCGGCGCGGGCGACCCGGCCGTGCTGACCGTGGCCTCGGAGGTGCTCGGGCAGGTGCGCAAGGCCAAGTCCGAGGCCAAGCTGTCGATGCGAGCCGAGGTGTCGCGGCTGAGCGTGTGGGCGCCCGACGTGGAGCTGGTGCGCCGGGCGGCCGACGACCTGTGCGCGGCGGGCAATGTCGAGGAGTTCGTGCTGGAGTTCGGTGACACGCTCAAGGTCGAGGTCCAGCTCGGCTGA
- a CDS encoding FAD-dependent monooxygenase, which yields MSEPQVIVVGAGPVGQSAALLLARWGVQVLVLDQRPGRGSGGSKSICQQRDVLDIWAAAGAGRVAEEGLAWTTARTYYRDRELFSWTFQREGPLPPCVNISQTRTEQLLDEAVAAQPLIEVRWGHEVTGLSQDACGVTVHCGQRLLRAPYALVCAGARAQAIRDSLGVTFAGDTFEDQFLICDIKADLPGWESERRFYFDPVWNPGRQVLIHPCPGGMYRIDWQIAPDFIPTDADISRKIRQIIGDRPYALVWHSTYRFHSRLASRMRVGRVLLAGDCAHLVAPFGARGLNSGVPDAENAAWKLAFALNGWAGPELLESYHAERYAAALENLEVTGATMRFLAPRTVEERMRRRAALEGGRIEEVDSGRFAEPFWYVDSPLTTPEPTRPFRGRPPKGALCTPAPGVIVPDLPLPGGRLREYTREGFLVLLGDMCDSSLFVQVLGKVIPAPLAVRGLAEMDGTGSLAERLGAGPDEAWLIRPDSHIAAIIPHAGPESVAAAVSRALGGFPDT from the coding sequence ATGAGCGAGCCGCAGGTCATCGTGGTCGGGGCCGGGCCGGTGGGGCAGAGCGCCGCGCTGCTCCTGGCCCGGTGGGGCGTGCAGGTGCTGGTGCTGGACCAGCGGCCGGGGCGGGGGAGCGGCGGGTCGAAGTCGATCTGCCAGCAGCGCGACGTGCTCGACATCTGGGCCGCCGCCGGGGCGGGCCGGGTGGCGGAGGAGGGGCTGGCCTGGACCACGGCCCGCACCTACTACCGCGACCGCGAGCTGTTCTCCTGGACGTTCCAGCGCGAGGGGCCGCTGCCGCCGTGCGTCAACATCTCCCAGACGCGCACCGAGCAGCTCCTCGACGAGGCCGTCGCGGCGCAGCCGCTCATCGAGGTGCGCTGGGGCCACGAGGTCACGGGGCTGAGCCAGGACGCCTGCGGGGTGACCGTGCACTGCGGCCAGCGGCTGCTGCGGGCGCCGTACGCGCTGGTGTGCGCGGGCGCCAGGGCGCAGGCGATCCGCGACTCGCTGGGCGTGACCTTCGCCGGCGACACGTTCGAGGACCAGTTCCTGATCTGCGACATCAAGGCGGACCTGCCCGGCTGGGAGAGCGAGCGGCGCTTCTACTTCGACCCCGTCTGGAACCCGGGCCGCCAGGTGCTCATCCACCCCTGCCCCGGGGGCATGTACCGGATCGACTGGCAGATCGCCCCCGACTTCATCCCAACAGATGCCGATATTTCGCGAAAAATCCGGCAGATCATCGGGGATCGGCCGTACGCGCTGGTCTGGCACAGCACCTACCGGTTCCACTCGCGCCTGGCCTCCCGGATGCGGGTCGGGCGGGTCCTCCTGGCGGGCGACTGCGCCCATCTGGTGGCGCCGTTCGGCGCGCGCGGGCTGAACTCCGGCGTGCCCGACGCCGAGAACGCGGCCTGGAAGCTGGCCTTCGCGCTCAACGGCTGGGCGGGGCCGGAGCTGCTGGAGTCCTACCACGCCGAGCGGTACGCGGCCGCGCTGGAGAACCTGGAGGTCACCGGCGCCACCATGCGCTTCCTGGCGCCCAGGACGGTGGAGGAGCGGATGCGCAGGCGCGCGGCGCTGGAGGGCGGGCGCATCGAGGAGGTGGACTCGGGGCGGTTCGCCGAGCCGTTCTGGTACGTGGACTCACCGCTGACTACGCCCGAGCCGACCCGGCCCTTCCGTGGCCGGCCGCCGAAGGGGGCGCTGTGCACGCCCGCGCCCGGCGTGATCGTGCCCGATCTGCCGCTGCCGGGGGGCAGGTTGCGGGAGTACACCCGGGAGGGATTCCTCGTCCTACTGGGCGATATGTGCGATTCGAGTTTGTTTGTGCAGGTCCTGGGCAAGGTCATACCGGCGCCGCTCGCCGTACGCGGGCTCGCGGAGATGGATGGGACTGGCTCGCTCGCTGAGAGGCTCGGCGCCGGGCCGGATGAGGCATGGCTCATCAGGCCCGATTCCCACATCGCCGCGATCATCCCCCATGCGGGGCCGGAGTCGGTGGCGGCCGCCGTGAGCCGTGCGCTTGGCGGCTTTCCTGACACATGA
- a CDS encoding DUF4235 domain-containing protein, whose product MAEDKPDIAWRVVGGLVGLVTAWAARKILGFAWKKATGKEPPIDTDSPEVSMGEAIGYAVVMGVGMSVAQIVVNRTAKKRYDAWKSLKQVTPGQ is encoded by the coding sequence ATGGCGGAGGACAAGCCCGATATCGCCTGGCGCGTGGTGGGCGGCCTGGTGGGGCTGGTGACGGCGTGGGCGGCCCGTAAGATCCTCGGGTTCGCCTGGAAGAAGGCGACCGGCAAGGAGCCGCCCATCGACACCGACTCGCCCGAGGTCAGCATGGGCGAGGCGATCGGTTACGCCGTCGTCATGGGGGTCGGCATGTCGGTGGCGCAGATCGTGGTCAACCGGACCGCCAAGAAACGCTACGACGCGTGGAAGTCGCTGAAGCAGGTGACTCCAGGGCAGTGA